A part of Melittangium boletus DSM 14713 genomic DNA contains:
- a CDS encoding OmpA family protein: MSHAKPCPTRRRAGNVRLATVAALLFASASFAQPSGLPVFDLERLELNPSGKGSLVMGTGDLLPQGGFRLSLAGHYERNPLVFYSDGNRVGALVSDRATAHLLLAWAPLRWLELDAHLPLVAWQRGDDLRAQRLGIPATTGLGTPFVAARVGLLAQVREAPVDLAVELGAGLPLGSEDTLSRDTPLRLSPKVMVGRRFGRWRAGAEAGAVLRSSSVVLNEDGNIQDELGSELRLGVGVATTGRELRGELNVRGALPLSRQGSSVEVLAGLRMPVGESTEVYALGGPGFGSMSGTPLFRVLLGVAFGRTDLASDLARFDDDGDGVRNGEDACPNEAGPASRKGCPVKDQDGDGVEDAQDACPTQAGPAELGGCPLKDQDGDEVADHLDNCPTEKGLASNQGCPAQEPQFVVITKDKIEIKESVFFATNEAVIQSRSFGMLDQLARVIQRHPEIRRIVVEGHSDTQGNAEANRKLSLARAQSVKTYLVGKGVEASRLEAKGYGPDRPIATNETPEGRAANRRVEFTIITTQREQ; encoded by the coding sequence ATGAGTCACGCGAAGCCCTGCCCCACGCGGCGCCGGGCGGGAAACGTGCGTCTGGCCACCGTGGCGGCGTTGTTGTTCGCCTCGGCCTCGTTCGCTCAACCCTCTGGCTTGCCGGTCTTCGACCTGGAGCGCCTGGAGCTGAATCCCAGCGGAAAGGGCTCGCTGGTGATGGGGACGGGTGATCTGCTGCCCCAGGGAGGCTTCCGCCTTTCGCTCGCGGGCCACTACGAGCGCAACCCCCTGGTGTTCTACTCGGATGGAAACCGGGTGGGCGCGTTGGTGTCGGATCGCGCCACGGCGCACCTGTTGCTGGCGTGGGCGCCGCTGCGCTGGCTGGAACTGGACGCCCACCTGCCCCTGGTGGCCTGGCAGCGCGGGGATGACCTCCGTGCCCAGCGGCTGGGCATCCCGGCCACGACGGGCCTGGGCACGCCCTTCGTCGCCGCGCGCGTGGGGTTGCTCGCGCAGGTGCGGGAGGCTCCCGTGGACCTGGCGGTGGAGCTGGGCGCGGGACTCCCCCTGGGCAGCGAGGACACGCTCTCGCGCGACACTCCCTTGCGCCTGTCGCCCAAGGTGATGGTGGGCCGCCGCTTCGGCCGGTGGCGGGCGGGTGCGGAGGCGGGCGCGGTGCTGCGCTCCTCCTCCGTCGTCCTCAACGAGGATGGCAACATCCAGGACGAGCTGGGCTCCGAGTTGCGCCTGGGCGTGGGGGTCGCCACCACGGGCCGCGAGCTGCGCGGAGAGCTCAACGTGCGCGGCGCGCTGCCGCTCTCCCGTCAGGGCAGCTCCGTGGAGGTGCTCGCCGGTCTGCGGATGCCCGTGGGCGAGTCCACCGAGGTCTACGCCCTGGGCGGCCCCGGCTTCGGCTCGATGTCGGGGACCCCGCTCTTCCGGGTGCTGCTCGGCGTGGCCTTCGGGCGCACCGACCTGGCCTCCGACCTCGCGCGCTTCGATGACGACGGCGACGGCGTGAGGAACGGCGAGGATGCCTGCCCCAACGAGGCGGGTCCGGCCTCGCGCAAGGGCTGCCCGGTGAAGGACCAGGATGGCGATGGCGTGGAGGACGCGCAGGATGCCTGCCCCACCCAGGCGGGACCGGCGGAGCTGGGTGGCTGTCCGTTGAAGGACCAGGACGGCGACGAGGTGGCGGACCACCTGGACAACTGCCCCACCGAGAAGGGCCTCGCCAGCAATCAGGGCTGCCCGGCGCAGGAGCCCCAGTTCGTGGTCATCACGAAGGACAAGATCGAGATCAAGGAGTCGGTGTTCTTCGCCACCAACGAGGCCGTCATCCAGTCGCGCTCCTTCGGCATGCTGGACCAGCTCGCGCGGGTCATCCAGCGGCACCCGGAGATCCGGCGGATCGTCGTCGAGGGACACTCCGACACGCAGGGCAACGCCGAGGCCAACCGCAAGCTGTCGCTCGCGCGGGCGCAGTCGGTGAAGACGTACCTCGTGGGCAAGGGCGTGGAGGCCTCGCGCCTGGAGGCCAAGGGCTATGGCCCCGACCGGCCCATCGCCACCAACGAGACCCCCGAGGGCCGCGCGGCCAACCGCCGTGTGGAGTTCACCATCATCACCACCCAGCGCGAGCAGTAG
- a CDS encoding glycoside hydrolase family 3 protein — MVKVDGKWLASIALCGWMLGSVGCDEAPPVPVTPDCGTPPAVSSPDWVPCRLKEMTLEEKVGQLFMAHAYGTTVADTDPKMVEANRTDHGLDTAEQLVERYHLGGIIYFTWTNNLGNPEQIARLSNGLQEVAMRQERPIPLLISTDQEHGVVVRVTEPATQFPGNMALGATRNLEDARQAAVITARELSALGINLNFGTVADVNSNPLNPVIGVRSFGLDPALVSSFTQVQVNAMQGEGMAATVKHFPGHGDTEVDSHYGLPIIHRSREQFDAVDLPPFVAAIDAQVDAIMSAHIVVPALERSGLPATLSRSVMTDLLRGQLGFQGVVVSDSLSMQGAKPYGDDSDARVPVEALKAGVDMLLLPSRIDVAFNAVREAVIGGEISQERLDEAVGRILTLKQKRGVLARPLVDLSLLERVGAAEHLAVADALTERGITLVKNEAGVLPLKPEVGKVLVTGWGAAPIDTLARELTQRGLSVETLETGTTPEQAGIAQAVASAGRADITVVLVTRVWTSQAQRDLVRALQDSKKPVVVVSVREPYDISYLPGVSTFVATYGFRSVSMKALARVLVGEVNPSGRLPVAIPRTGTDSTVLYPIGHGLSF, encoded by the coding sequence ATGGTCAAGGTAGATGGGAAGTGGCTCGCGTCCATCGCGCTCTGCGGATGGATGCTCGGAAGCGTGGGTTGTGACGAGGCGCCCCCGGTTCCCGTCACGCCGGATTGTGGCACGCCGCCCGCGGTGTCCTCGCCGGATTGGGTGCCCTGCCGCTTGAAGGAGATGACCCTCGAGGAGAAGGTGGGTCAGCTCTTCATGGCCCACGCCTATGGCACGACCGTCGCGGACACGGATCCCAAGATGGTGGAGGCCAACCGCACGGACCATGGGCTGGACACGGCGGAGCAGCTCGTCGAGCGCTACCACCTGGGCGGCATCATCTACTTCACCTGGACCAATAACCTGGGCAACCCGGAGCAGATCGCCCGGCTGTCCAACGGGCTGCAAGAAGTGGCGATGCGCCAGGAGCGGCCCATCCCCCTGCTGATCTCCACGGACCAGGAGCATGGGGTGGTGGTCCGGGTGACCGAGCCGGCCACCCAGTTTCCGGGCAACATGGCCCTGGGGGCCACTCGCAACCTGGAGGACGCGCGTCAGGCGGCGGTCATCACCGCGCGGGAGCTGAGCGCCCTGGGCATCAACCTGAACTTCGGGACGGTCGCGGACGTCAACAGCAACCCGCTCAACCCCGTCATTGGCGTGCGCTCCTTTGGCCTGGACCCGGCCCTGGTGTCGTCCTTCACGCAGGTGCAGGTGAACGCCATGCAGGGCGAGGGCATGGCGGCCACCGTGAAGCACTTTCCCGGCCACGGGGACACGGAGGTGGACAGTCACTACGGGCTGCCCATCATCCACCGGAGCCGGGAGCAGTTCGACGCGGTGGACCTCCCGCCCTTCGTGGCCGCCATCGACGCCCAGGTGGACGCCATCATGTCCGCCCACATCGTGGTCCCCGCCCTGGAGCGCTCGGGCTTGCCGGCGACGCTGAGCCGTTCGGTCATGACGGACCTGCTCCGGGGCCAGCTCGGCTTCCAGGGCGTGGTGGTCAGCGACTCGCTCTCCATGCAGGGCGCGAAGCCCTACGGTGACGACAGCGATGCGCGGGTCCCCGTGGAGGCGCTCAAGGCCGGCGTGGACATGCTCCTCCTGCCGTCGCGCATCGACGTGGCCTTCAACGCCGTACGCGAGGCGGTGATCGGCGGGGAGATCAGCCAGGAGCGGCTCGATGAGGCGGTGGGACGCATCCTGACGCTCAAGCAGAAGCGGGGGGTACTCGCCCGTCCCCTGGTGGATCTGTCCCTGCTCGAGCGCGTGGGCGCCGCCGAGCACCTGGCCGTGGCCGACGCCCTCACCGAGCGCGGAATCACCTTGGTGAAGAACGAGGCGGGTGTTCTGCCGTTGAAGCCAGAGGTGGGCAAGGTGCTGGTGACGGGGTGGGGTGCCGCGCCGATCGACACGCTGGCGCGGGAGTTGACCCAGCGCGGCCTGTCCGTGGAGACCCTGGAGACGGGCACCACCCCGGAGCAGGCGGGGATCGCGCAGGCGGTAGCCTCGGCCGGGCGCGCGGACATCACCGTGGTGCTGGTCACCCGCGTCTGGACGTCCCAGGCCCAGCGAGACCTCGTCCGCGCGCTCCAGGACTCGAAGAAGCCGGTGGTGGTCGTCTCCGTGCGCGAGCCGTATGACATCTCCTACCTTCCGGGGGTGTCCACCTTCGTGGCCACCTACGGTTTCCGGTCCGTCTCCATGAAGGCGCTGGCGCGCGTGCTGGTGGGCGAGGTGAACCCCTCGGGCCGGCTGCCCGTGGCCATTCCCCGGACGGGGACGGACTCCACGGTGCTTTATCCCATTGGACACGGCCTCTCGTTTTGA
- a CDS encoding 3-deoxy-7-phosphoheptulonate synthase class II, protein MSTWSPTSWKTKPITQDVAYEDPKELEDVVTALSRLPPLVTSWEVERLRELLAEAQQGRRFLLQGGDCAESLFDCRPDIITNRQKIILQMSLVLIHGGHRPVIRVGRIAGQYAKPRSKPTEVRGGVELPSYFGDLVNRPEFTPEARRADPRLMLACYHHAAMTLNFVRSLSDGGFADVHHPEYWDLSFFRNAAVPSELREEYEQTTRKLGEALRFMEALGERKVAELTRVDSFTSHEGLNLHYESAQTRQVPWRKGWYDLTTHLPWIGERTRAPDGAHLEFFRGIRNPVGVKLGPSVSPENAVRLAEQLNPDNEPGKLVFITRMGAQRVQDALPPVVEALRGAGRLVLWVCDPMHGNTVSTSSGIKTRSFNDVLREVESSFDVHERLGSYLGGVHFELTGEDVTECVGGAVGITEQDLERNYATLCDPRLNYRQALEMSFHIARRMSRLPRVPRL, encoded by the coding sequence ATGAGCACCTGGTCGCCCACCTCCTGGAAGACGAAGCCCATCACTCAAGACGTCGCCTACGAGGATCCGAAGGAACTCGAGGACGTCGTCACGGCACTCAGCCGGCTGCCGCCGCTGGTCACCTCCTGGGAGGTGGAGCGGCTGCGTGAGCTGCTGGCGGAGGCCCAGCAAGGCCGACGCTTCCTGCTGCAGGGAGGGGACTGCGCCGAGTCCCTCTTCGACTGCCGTCCGGACATCATCACCAACCGGCAGAAGATCATCCTGCAGATGTCGCTGGTGCTCATCCATGGAGGGCACCGGCCCGTCATCCGGGTGGGGCGCATCGCCGGCCAGTACGCCAAGCCGCGCTCCAAGCCCACCGAGGTGCGCGGGGGCGTGGAGCTGCCCAGCTACTTCGGGGATCTGGTCAACCGGCCGGAGTTCACTCCCGAGGCGCGGCGGGCGGATCCCCGGTTGATGCTGGCCTGCTACCACCACGCGGCGATGACGCTCAACTTCGTGCGCTCGCTGAGTGACGGTGGCTTCGCGGACGTGCACCACCCCGAGTACTGGGACCTGAGCTTCTTCCGGAACGCCGCCGTGCCCAGCGAGCTGCGCGAGGAGTACGAGCAGACCACCCGCAAGCTCGGCGAGGCCCTGCGCTTCATGGAGGCGTTGGGCGAGCGCAAGGTGGCGGAGCTCACGCGCGTGGACTCCTTCACCAGCCACGAGGGCCTCAACCTCCACTATGAGTCGGCCCAGACGCGCCAGGTCCCGTGGCGCAAGGGGTGGTACGATCTGACGACGCACCTGCCGTGGATCGGGGAGCGCACCCGGGCCCCGGATGGGGCGCACCTGGAGTTCTTCCGCGGCATCCGCAACCCGGTGGGGGTGAAGCTGGGTCCCAGCGTGTCTCCCGAGAACGCCGTCCGCCTGGCCGAGCAGCTCAACCCGGACAACGAGCCCGGCAAGCTCGTCTTCATCACCCGCATGGGGGCCCAGCGGGTGCAGGACGCGCTCCCCCCGGTGGTGGAGGCCCTGCGGGGGGCGGGCCGGCTCGTCCTGTGGGTGTGCGATCCGATGCACGGCAACACCGTGTCCACCTCCTCCGGGATCAAGACGCGCAGCTTCAATGACGTCCTGCGCGAAGTGGAGTCGAGCTTCGACGTGCACGAGCGGCTTGGCTCCTACCTCGGGGGCGTGCACTTCGAGCTCACCGGAGAGGACGTCACGGAGTGTGTGGGTGGCGCCGTGGGCATCACCGAGCAGGATCTGGAGCGCAACTACGCCACCCTGTGCGACCCCCGGCTCAACTACCGTCAGGCCCTGGAGATGAGCTTCCACATCGCCCGGCGCATGAGCCGCCTGCCCCGGGTGCCCCGGCTCTGA
- a CDS encoding MFS transporter, giving the protein MITTINTWVLLLCQVIGTASMVSIQFVGSLMGKELAMDMRLATLPVAVQVMSSALGGWPASQLMRRFGRRACFIASALLGAGSLALAARAVLGVDFWLFCAAVCGFGLHGAFVQQYRFAILEGQESGNAPRLLTRVQLASAAGIFPGLSLFGFLEGRTSHYVPWVLLCLAVLQAMAALALVAYQPQAAVSSEVSFTPDARARALYWPMVVMGAGAFLVMSLLMVPTPLQMCGIEQFAVRQASWVVQVHLLCMYLPALSIGALLKRVSIAQLQAGGLLLLLAGYLLSWVQGFGGHLVGLGLVGVGWCFVFVTATTLVMRSRSGAERFRAQGVNDLCIFTASGVASLSSGALLSVLGWNGLLQLGLILVLGLIAIAWLVHRAVSAPSQAPSV; this is encoded by the coding sequence TTGATCACGACCATCAACACGTGGGTCCTTCTGCTGTGCCAGGTCATTGGCACCGCCAGCATGGTGTCGATCCAGTTCGTCGGCAGCCTGATGGGCAAGGAACTCGCGATGGACATGCGGCTCGCGACCCTGCCGGTGGCCGTGCAGGTGATGTCCTCGGCCCTGGGCGGCTGGCCCGCCAGTCAGCTGATGCGCCGCTTCGGACGCAGGGCCTGCTTCATCGCCTCGGCGTTGCTGGGCGCCGGTAGCCTGGCGTTGGCGGCGCGCGCGGTGCTTGGGGTGGATTTCTGGCTGTTCTGCGCGGCGGTTTGCGGCTTCGGTCTCCACGGTGCCTTCGTGCAGCAGTACCGTTTCGCCATCCTCGAGGGGCAGGAGAGCGGCAATGCCCCGCGCCTGCTGACCCGGGTCCAGCTCGCCAGCGCCGCGGGCATCTTTCCCGGCCTCTCGCTCTTTGGCTTCTTGGAGGGACGGACGTCCCACTATGTGCCTTGGGTCCTGCTGTGCCTGGCGGTGCTCCAGGCAATGGCCGCGCTCGCGCTGGTGGCGTACCAACCTCAGGCCGCGGTCTCCTCCGAGGTGTCCTTCACGCCCGACGCACGCGCCCGCGCGTTGTACTGGCCGATGGTGGTCATGGGCGCCGGGGCCTTCCTGGTGATGAGCCTGCTCATGGTGCCAACACCCTTGCAGATGTGCGGCATCGAGCAATTCGCGGTTCGTCAGGCGAGCTGGGTCGTTCAGGTACACCTGCTGTGCATGTACCTGCCCGCGCTGTCGATCGGCGCCCTGCTCAAGAGGGTGTCGATCGCTCAGTTGCAGGCGGGGGGATTGCTGCTGCTTCTCGCGGGGTATCTGCTCAGCTGGGTCCAGGGCTTTGGCGGTCACCTGGTCGGACTGGGACTGGTCGGAGTGGGGTGGTGTTTCGTGTTCGTGACCGCCACGACCCTGGTGATGCGCAGCCGCTCGGGTGCCGAGCGCTTCCGGGCCCAGGGGGTCAACGACCTGTGTATCTTCACCGCCAGCGGCGTGGCGTCGTTGTCGTCCGGAGCCCTCCTGTCGGTTCTGGGGTGGAATGGCCTGCTGCAACTCGGCCTGATCCTGGTTCTGGGATTGATCGCCATCGCCTGGCTCGTCCACCGCGCCGTGAGCGCCCCGAGCCAGGCCCCCTCGGTGTAG
- a CDS encoding glycine-rich domain-containing protein: protein MNPHPSQVTADALKALLGDSLHAGVVRHFVRTTGEEPTYVERQVLECLRYLYLISRYPQQLAGLFLPVEQAIDEVWHYLILQTREYRELCEERLPGRFFIHHRSLPYEDYQGSQPSREQMLEESMRWLPLYRDEFGPFDEGALPHWTMVRFLHQRMGLSLADIAALEAEGPSEQPMEHVR from the coding sequence ATGAATCCCCATCCCTCCCAGGTGACGGCCGACGCGCTGAAGGCCTTGCTCGGTGATTCGCTTCACGCCGGCGTGGTGCGGCACTTCGTGCGGACCACCGGCGAAGAGCCCACGTATGTCGAGCGTCAGGTCCTCGAGTGCTTGAGGTACCTGTACTTGATCTCTCGCTACCCACAGCAGCTGGCCGGGCTGTTCCTGCCCGTGGAACAGGCGATCGATGAGGTCTGGCACTATTTGATCCTGCAGACCCGGGAGTATCGGGAGTTGTGCGAGGAGCGCCTGCCGGGGCGCTTCTTCATCCATCACCGCAGCCTGCCGTACGAGGACTACCAGGGGAGTCAGCCCAGCCGGGAGCAGATGCTGGAGGAGTCCATGCGCTGGCTTCCATTGTACCGCGATGAGTTCGGCCCCTTCGACGAGGGCGCGCTGCCCCACTGGACCATGGTACGCTTCCTCCACCAGCGGATGGGCCTGTCCCTGGCGGACATCGCGGCACTCGAGGCGGAGGGCCCATCCGAACAACCCATGGAGCACGTTCGTTGA
- a CDS encoding cytochrome P450 — protein MQSIPDLMPLAHRMNPYPLYAELRRDHPVCRVEPGGLVAISRYEDVEYVLKHPEIFSSHGFRVAWQPEWVGDNPLAQSVAASDGQEHTRLRSLIGRAFTPAAINRLGERIRATASRLADDLLARGEADFMESFAAPLPARAISALLGIDPSLERHYKRWTEVLVSITPIPENTEHVRRTRDTIAEMKHHVQRLIDERRAQPSDDVLGLIVRGGPDGQRLSDPEIVGLVFTLLTAGLETTSFLFTHAVRLLAERPDVLEQLRAHRELLPKFIEEVLRYNGPVQALPRIVTTEVELAGVRIERGACVLPLIASANRDEARFPHADRFDLEREESGIPFGYGAHYCLGAFLARLEARTGFDALLDRFSGFSLIPEGLVWNRGLVTSGPVKMPVRFLKN, from the coding sequence ATGCAATCGATTCCAGACTTGATGCCGCTCGCACACCGCATGAATCCCTATCCCTTGTACGCGGAGTTGAGACGTGACCATCCGGTCTGCCGCGTCGAGCCCGGTGGACTCGTGGCCATCAGCCGGTACGAGGACGTGGAATATGTCCTCAAGCATCCGGAGATTTTTTCCTCTCACGGCTTCCGGGTTGCCTGGCAACCGGAGTGGGTGGGCGACAACCCCCTCGCCCAGTCCGTCGCCGCGTCCGACGGCCAGGAACACACCCGTCTGCGCTCCCTCATCGGTCGCGCATTCACCCCCGCGGCCATCAACCGGCTCGGCGAGCGGATCCGAGCGACCGCCTCCCGGCTCGCCGACGACCTGCTCGCCCGGGGCGAGGCCGATTTCATGGAGTCCTTCGCCGCTCCCCTGCCCGCGCGGGCCATCAGCGCGCTGCTCGGTATCGACCCCTCCCTCGAGCGCCATTACAAGCGCTGGACGGAGGTGCTCGTCAGCATCACGCCCATCCCCGAGAACACGGAGCACGTGCGCCGCACCCGCGACACCATCGCCGAGATGAAACACCACGTTCAGCGGCTCATCGACGAGCGGCGCGCCCAGCCCTCGGACGACGTGCTGGGCCTCATCGTGCGGGGTGGCCCCGATGGCCAGCGGCTCAGCGACCCGGAGATCGTCGGTCTGGTCTTCACCCTGCTCACCGCGGGACTCGAGACGACAAGCTTCCTCTTCACCCATGCGGTGCGGCTGTTGGCGGAGCGTCCCGATGTGCTCGAGCAGCTGCGTGCCCACCGCGAGCTGTTGCCGAAGTTCATCGAGGAGGTGCTGCGCTACAATGGGCCCGTGCAGGCGTTGCCGCGCATCGTCACGACCGAGGTGGAGCTGGCTGGCGTGCGCATCGAGCGCGGTGCGTGCGTCTTGCCGCTCATCGCCTCCGCCAACCGCGACGAGGCGCGCTTCCCCCACGCCGACCGATTCGACCTGGAGCGCGAGGAGTCGGGAATCCCCTTCGGGTATGGCGCTCACTACTGCCTGGGGGCCTTCCTGGCCCGGCTCGAGGCCCGGACGGGATTCGACGCGCTGCTCGACCGGTTCAGCGGCTTCTCGCTCATTCCCGAGGGACTGGTGTGGAACCGGGGGCTCGTCACGAGCGGACCGGTGAAGATGCCGGTCCGATTCCTGAAGAACTGA
- a CDS encoding serine/threonine protein kinase codes for MRSELDEKVKSGMEVGGYRIDRKLGQGGFGGVYLAWRDGRPSALKFIHLESVGDWGWRELFVMLPQQSAHVVKLRGHLRWPEEQPEYLVLVMEYVPGMTLYGWAREHNPCAREVVEKLLPLVRSLRGLHAQGVFHRDLKGDNVLVRETDGAPVLVDFGAGSSPLVPRVTKGVLPPASLYYRSPESLAFSRLEGRVPGARYRYAETDEVYALGVLLYVLLTDVYPFTGPDAALVEGILAGAPTPPHERNFRVPKTLSHLCMRMLAREPGERVPGMEALCEELAVLLQEAREAPGWERPLCFDWMEEERTTEDFLPEGGEIDPEAWLAKWKDKKPRRGRRPMAVPARSHRERRVLPALVALGALGLGVVAVMYPWAREGELEAPPAWEVAWTDQDGMAVAGPGAPPALSPNQKRAPCTAGLELEINGGCWLSIVHTTPACPPQTVAYEGRCLVRVAKPQPVPMSVDAGGPSSPP; via the coding sequence ATGAGGTCCGAGCTGGACGAGAAGGTGAAGTCGGGCATGGAGGTGGGCGGCTACCGCATCGACAGGAAGCTGGGGCAGGGGGGCTTTGGCGGGGTGTACCTGGCCTGGCGCGACGGTCGGCCGAGCGCGCTCAAGTTCATCCACCTCGAGAGCGTGGGCGACTGGGGCTGGCGGGAACTGTTCGTCATGCTCCCCCAGCAGTCCGCTCATGTGGTGAAGCTCAGGGGCCACCTGCGATGGCCCGAGGAACAGCCCGAGTACCTGGTGCTCGTCATGGAGTACGTCCCCGGTATGACGCTCTACGGGTGGGCTCGCGAGCACAACCCGTGTGCCCGAGAGGTGGTGGAGAAACTGCTGCCCCTCGTCCGCTCCTTGAGGGGGTTGCATGCCCAGGGGGTGTTCCACCGGGACTTGAAGGGAGACAACGTGCTGGTGCGCGAGACGGACGGGGCGCCGGTGCTGGTGGACTTCGGAGCGGGCTCGAGCCCTCTGGTGCCTCGTGTGACGAAGGGGGTACTGCCACCCGCCAGCCTCTACTACCGCAGCCCCGAGTCCCTGGCCTTCAGCCGTCTCGAGGGCCGCGTCCCTGGAGCGCGCTACCGCTATGCGGAAACGGACGAGGTGTATGCGCTGGGGGTCCTGCTCTACGTGCTCCTCACGGACGTGTATCCCTTCACGGGTCCAGACGCGGCGCTGGTGGAGGGCATCCTGGCGGGAGCGCCCACGCCGCCTCACGAGCGCAACTTCCGCGTGCCCAAGACCCTCTCACACCTGTGCATGAGGATGCTGGCGCGGGAGCCCGGGGAGCGCGTGCCGGGCATGGAGGCGTTGTGCGAGGAACTGGCCGTGCTGCTTCAAGAAGCCCGGGAAGCGCCGGGTTGGGAGCGGCCCCTGTGCTTCGATTGGATGGAGGAAGAGCGCACCACCGAGGACTTCCTTCCAGAGGGTGGGGAGATCGATCCCGAGGCGTGGCTGGCGAAGTGGAAGGACAAGAAGCCCAGGCGGGGCAGGCGGCCCATGGCGGTGCCCGCCAGGTCCCACCGTGAGCGCCGAGTCCTCCCAGCCCTGGTGGCCCTGGGCGCCCTGGGATTGGGCGTCGTGGCCGTGATGTATCCGTGGGCGAGGGAAGGGGAGTTGGAAGCGCCTCCCGCGTGGGAGGTTGCCTGGACAGACCAGGACGGCATGGCCGTGGCGGGGCCGGGAGCGCCCCCTGCCCTCTCTCCCAACCAGAAGCGAGCCCCGTGCACGGCGGGTCTGGAGCTTGAAATCAATGGCGGCTGTTGGCTTTCGATCGTGCATACGACCCCGGCGTGTCCCCCGCAGACCGTGGCCTATGAGGGCCGCTGCCTGGTGCGCGTCGCCAAGCCTCAACCCGTCCCCATGAGCGTGGACGCGGGCGGTCCTTCTTCCCCTCCCTGA
- a CDS encoding AAA family ATPase, with translation MATKSRGRVQQAKRVRAGARKPPPTQPQPVYFLSLTLKNVRCFGPEQTLKLSDDQGRPARWTVILGNNGMGKTTLLQALTTFEPDLINQQKKIKIDVSNSRAPKGYLPIGYAPRGFTQSERLPWLPIRHQSASAYFSVKVRAGTLAPAKDDQTQQDEIWHELSSDGAKSAVEIQEPFLNLACYGYGATRRMGSGSLSAPKETQPSDSLFFEDIPLRNAEEWLLQADYAASKQSPEQSSAVLRRDRIKSA, from the coding sequence ATGGCAACGAAAAGCCGGGGAAGAGTGCAACAGGCCAAGCGGGTACGAGCGGGAGCGCGCAAGCCGCCCCCCACACAGCCGCAGCCCGTGTACTTCCTGTCACTGACCCTCAAGAACGTGCGCTGCTTCGGACCCGAACAAACCCTGAAGCTCTCCGATGACCAGGGACGTCCGGCGAGATGGACGGTCATCCTCGGCAATAACGGCATGGGCAAGACCACGTTATTGCAAGCCCTCACCACCTTTGAACCAGACCTAATCAATCAACAAAAGAAGATAAAAATTGATGTCTCCAACTCCCGCGCACCCAAGGGTTATTTGCCTATTGGCTACGCACCCAGGGGATTCACACAAAGTGAACGCCTACCCTGGCTGCCAATTCGGCATCAGTCAGCTAGCGCTTATTTTTCAGTCAAAGTCAGGGCTGGCACGCTGGCACCAGCCAAAGATGATCAAACACAACAAGACGAAATCTGGCATGAACTAAGCTCGGATGGAGCGAAGTCTGCAGTAGAAATCCAAGAACCCTTCCTTAACCTGGCCTGCTACGGCTATGGAGCGACACGACGAATGGGGTCTGGCTCATTGTCTGCGCCGAAGGAAACCCAGCCCAGTGACAGCCTCTTCTTCGAGGATATCCCCCTACGAAACGCGGAAGAGTGGCTCCTTCAAGCTGATTACGCCGCCAGCAAGCAGTCACCCGAGCAAAGTAGCGCCGTATTGAGGCGCGATCGCATTAAGAGCGCCTAA
- a CDS encoding AAA family ATPase — protein sequence MSDLRFAPPDANNMAARVEVKTHFGWVAMRGLSLGYRTLIAWMVDLASRLFERYPNSPNPLAEPAVVLVDEIDLHLHPTWQRELIGHLTERFPSTQFIVTAHSPLVVQSATDANIVVLKREGDHVLIDNDVESIRGWRVDQILTSDLFGLETARPPQVEEFLKERTALLSKARLTKKDEARLRELDSAIGPLPTGETKTEREALDLIQRAAERMQDGRK from the coding sequence GTGAGCGACCTGCGCTTCGCGCCTCCCGATGCCAACAACATGGCGGCGAGGGTCGAAGTAAAAACCCACTTTGGGTGGGTCGCAATGCGCGGATTGAGCCTGGGCTATAGGACGCTCATCGCCTGGATGGTTGACCTCGCGAGCCGCTTGTTCGAGCGCTACCCGAATAGCCCCAACCCATTGGCTGAACCGGCGGTGGTACTCGTCGATGAAATCGACCTCCACCTGCATCCAACATGGCAACGTGAACTCATCGGCCATTTGACTGAGCGTTTCCCCAGCACCCAGTTCATCGTGACCGCGCACAGCCCGCTCGTCGTCCAGAGCGCCACGGATGCGAACATCGTAGTACTGAAACGAGAAGGCGACCACGTCCTCATCGACAACGACGTGGAATCCATCCGGGGCTGGCGGGTGGATCAGATCCTCACGAGTGATCTGTTCGGGCTCGAAACGGCCCGGCCGCCTCAGGTCGAGGAGTTCCTCAAGGAGCGGACCGCACTCCTCTCCAAAGCCAGGCTGACGAAAAAGGACGAAGCTCGACTGCGCGAATTGGACTCCGCGATTGGTCCTCTGCCCACAGGCGAGACGAAGACCGAACGCGAAGCCCTCGACCTCATCCAACGCGCCGCCGAGCGCATGCAGGATGGCCGGAAGTGA